Proteins encoded together in one Mobula hypostoma chromosome 9, sMobHyp1.1, whole genome shotgun sequence window:
- the LOC134351619 gene encoding stimulated by retinoic acid gene 8 protein homolog: MESSGECTSPYTDASPRFMAMLQEVEPRVARRRLSQARHRAKLAGLFNHLRDTVCPVSKRTKRITSKWQVLRKAKGYILDLERKLENLLKLKETYHLNDGQPSSLEEVKEQYIGYYEEHSDMASVDCPGKTRVSLWQWLREYRSHPAENDVKSVCSQSPVKSSAELLEFEGYLNFYKETVDLLVENKIVSMEQITLPIVSKAISHLWQEMSVEGKTDIFKKCSQSACFSPGEQITLQIPLSMDCLARDQVLDSQGASGSSESNHDEILFEDAFDLASGFLVKPDPNTLTGIKEESSSIFTHVSSENLEETRMLYKEIINFVMAQSGTETLHSQESSPNLDDETVLLRCTETFDDDL; encoded by the exons atggagagctCTGGCGAATGCACCAGTCCGTACACAGATGCTAGCCCAAGATTTATGGCGATGCTGCAGGAAGTGGAACCTCGGGTGGCTCGTCGTCGCCTTTCTCAGGCTCGACACCGTGCAAAGCTGGCAGGTCTTTTCAATCACCTACGAGATACAGTGTGTCCTGTTTCCAAGAGGACCAAAAGAATAACTTCAAAA TGGCAGGTACTACGCAAAGCAAAAGGCTATATCCTGGACTTAGAAAGAAAACTTGAAAATCTGCTGAAACTTAAAG AAACATATCATTTGAACGATGGTCAGCCATCAAGCCTGGAAGAAGTAAAAGAGCAATATATTGGTTACTACGAGGAACACAG TGACATGGCTTCAGTAGATTGTCCTGGTAAGACAAGAGTCAGTCTTTGGCAGTGGTTGAGAGAATATAGAAGTCATCccgcagagaatgatgtgaaatcAGTCTGTTCCCAGTCTCCTGTGAAATCCTCTGCAGAACTCCTTGAATTTGAAgg CTACTTGAATTTTTATAAAGAAACAGTAGACCTTTTGGTGGAGAATAAGATTGTATCGATGGAACAGATCACCCTCCCCATTGTATCCAAAGCAATTTCTCACCTCTGGCAAGAAATGTCTGTGGAGGGGAAGACAGACATCTTCAAGAAATGCTCTCAAAGTGCGTGTTTCTCCCCAGGCGAGCAAATCACCTTGCAGATACCTTTGTCAATGGACTGTTTGGCGAGGGACCAAGTCTTAGACAGCCAGGGAGCAAGTGGCTCTTCAGAATCCAATCACGATGAG ATACTCTTTGAAGATGCATTTGACTTGGCTTCAGGATTCCTAGTCAAACCAGACCCGAATACACTGACAGGAATAAAGGAGGAAAGCAG CTCCATCTTCACTCATGTCTCCTCGGAAAACCTAGAAGAGACCCGCATGCTCTACAAGGAGATAATCAACTTTGTGATGGCTCAATCTGGAACGGAGACACTCCATTCACAG
- the LOC134351618 gene encoding uncharacterized protein LOC134351618 yields MVFTFNLTAVNEVNLLTCFISSHQTIDFFNCRWDINRLDFTAPCSHSNLTPSERSALHSFRTNPNLTIKPADKGGAVVVCRTDLYLAEAQRQLADTSSYLPLDHDPTKEHQAMVSHTIIDFIHSGNLPSTATNLIVPTPRTSRFYLLPKIHKPACPGRPIVSACSCPTELISAYLDTVLSPLVQSLPTYVHDTSHALKLFNDFKFPGPHRFIFTMDVQSLYTSIPHQEGLKALRFFLDSRPNQLPSTTTLLRLAELVRTLNNFSLGSSHFLQTKGVAMGTRMGPSYACLFVGFVEQSMFQSYSGICPPPFLRHIDDCTDAASCTHAELVDFINFASNFHPALKFTWSISDISLPFLDLSVSISGDSLSTDVYYKPTDSHSYLDYSSSHPVSCKNVIPFLQFLRLRRICSQDEAFHSRTREMSSFF; encoded by the coding sequence ATGGTGTTCACCTTTAACTTAACTGCAGTTaacgaagtaaatttattaacctgTTTTATATCTTCCCATCAGACTATAGACTTTtttaactgccgatgggacatcaaccgtctcgacttcaccgcaccttgttcccattccaacctcactccttctgaacgctctgctctccactccttccgcactaatcctaaccttactataaaacccgctgataaggggggtgctgttgtagtctgtcgtactgacctctaccttgctgaggcacagcgacaactcgcggatacctcctcttatttacccctcgatcatgaccccactaaggagcaccaggccatggtctcccacaccatcatcgactttatccactcagggaatctcccatccactgctaccaaccttatagttcccacacctcgcacttcccgtttctacctcctacccaagatccacaaacctgcctgtcctggccgacctattgtctcagcttgctcctgccccaccgaactcatttctgcatacctcgacacggttttatccccccttgttcaatcccttcctacctatgttcatgacacttctcacgctcttaaacttttcaatgattttaagttccctggcccccaccgctttattttcaccatggatgtccagtccctgtatacttccatcccccatcaggaaggtctcaaagctctacgcttctttttggattccaggcctaaccagctcccctctaccaccactctgctccgtctagcggaattagtccgtactcttaataatttctccttaggctcctcccacttcctccaaactaaaggtgtagctatgggcacccgtatgggtcctagctatgcctgcctttttgttggctttgtggaacaatctatgttccaaagctattctggtatctgtccgcCACCTTTCCTTCGCCACATCGACGACTGCActgacgctgcttcctgcacgcatgctgagctcgttgacttcattaactttgcctccaactttcaccctgccctcaagtttacctggtccatttccgacatctccctcccctttcttgatctttctgtctctatctctggagacagcttatctactgatgtctattataagcctactgactctcacagctatctggactattcctcttctcaccctgtctcttgcaaaaatgtcatccccttcttgcaattcctccgtctccgccgcatctgctctcaggatgaggcttttcattccaggacgagggagatgtcctcttttttttaa